The following are encoded together in the Osmia lignaria lignaria isolate PbOS001 chromosome 13, iyOsmLign1, whole genome shotgun sequence genome:
- the Sec5 gene encoding exocyst complex component secretory 5 isoform X1 — protein MGPPPVVTGVSPKEGPPGTRVIVRGEFLGNKAQDLIGLTICGCDCLLSAEWKSSNKIIARSGPCKGRGDIIVTTRSGGQGTSTVQFRGYHETIGPMKESAVWVEEAPMQSFVWGRRTLSPTNYQQEDPLGLSVEGNDKKFPEDELIELFGEGSGDLTSEKFHPGWFLLQHHHATTFEDLKAGLAYLKRKVNSQKEGQLSFLKANVGSVVEQLDTIMLLKEQFESDVKTYGNDPTEKLEKSIQRSMSEANKLFDDVLARRDRADATRNALAVMQRYKFLFCMPVNIDKNIKRSNYDLVINDYARVKNLFKNTEIDVFKQVLQEIDDKIDMLKVHLRKKLEEMPFSLEEHKKIIRNLVNLEAEGDPAWDAIVSHSNYLKKSITACMQEHLEIDNLTGEDSNKMKSAQNNKQLKSNKNDTTNVPPQISCVEAICDIIVEQLPDLWRLGQSYFTGQLHVAVDAEKQIPFKNLVLSSMQHAMEAMRGICSNDLDAIWLLHILRRIRQMYASLIHLDLPNEALDIFGKFILDLRLQCLGALFKQTAESISALHKKESWQIEYLNEDGGLTKVPYLFEEMVMEVSKRAREKVVACGPREGPLFANPAHQNLYYNSIKTLFTSFTRCLQSLAFSGCEEALDDDESSVSQLVGSPSGYKSKGNKHQGPTWEQCLLISLSNIRYTLNTILPRIGDALKDLDYPSLSNAVGWNSDWTQLETLDTAVLDAYLERRCDPLVGTIEPSMYLGGLEWDFESEPTHVRPYAQEILANLIGVHAEVFTISSSAKLDFRNTVFIYRNAFFFLQVRRVAPALLQRVLSHIVETVAEELARLMSCVTQFRPAGVVQARTDIIFLRNALQFYSTTRAKNFFEEALDAIPQPVSKEDRMRVDMLLSKVATSMHLQLSCLASDTKNNTPTLIADPNRVTTV, from the exons ATGGGTCCTCCTCCGGTTGTGACGGGCGTATCTCCAAAAGAAGGTCCTCCTGGAACTCGTGTAATAGTCCGTGGTGAATTTTTGGGTAACAAGGCACAGGATCTTATAG GTTTGACAATATGTGGATGTGATTGTCTTCTGTCAGCAGAATGGAAATCTTCTAACAAAATTATTGCTAGATCAGGACCTTGTAAAGGTCGTGGAGATATTATAGTAACTACCCGTAGTGGAGGACAGGGAACATCAACAGTACAATTTCGTGGTTACCATGAAACTATAGGTCCTATGAAAGAATCTGCAGTTTGGGTCGAAGAAGCTCCTATGCAAAGTTTTGTATGGGGAAGAAGAACACTGTCCCCAACTAATTATCAACAAGAAGATCCTCTAGGTTTAAGCGTAGAAGGCAACGA CAAAAAGTTTCCTGAAGatgaattaatagaattatttgGAGAAGGTAGCGGTGATCTTACTAGTGAAAAGTTTCACCCTGGATGGTTTTTATTGCAACACCATCATGCGACCACTTTTGAAGACTTGAAAGCTGGGTTGGCATATCTTAAGAGAAAAGTAAATTCACAGAAAGAAGGTCAACTATCATTTTTGAAG GCTAATGTAGGCTCGGTAGTAGAACAATTAGACACAATAATGTTGTTGAAAGAACAGTTTGAAAGTGATGTAAAAACATATGGCAATGATCCtactgaaaaattagaaaaatctatTCAGAGGTCTATGTCGGAGGCTAACAAATTATTTGACGATGTACTAGCAAGAAGAGACAGAGCAGATGCAACGAGAAATGCCCTAGCTGTAATGCAAAgatacaagttccttttttgTATGCCAGTTAATATAGACAAAAATATAAAACGGAGCAATTACGATCTTGTAATTAACGATTACGCTAGagtaaagaatttatttaaaaacacaGAAATTGATGTTTTCAAACAAGTGTTACAAGAAATCGACGATAAAATTGATATGCTTAAAGTGCATCTAAGGAAAAAGCTTGAAGAAATGCCTTTCAGTTTGGAGGAGCATAAAAAGATAATCAGAAATCTTGTTAATTTGGAAGCCGAAGGAGATCCAGCTTGGGATGCAATAG TTTCACATTCAAATTACTTAAAGAAAAGTATTACCGCATGTATGCAAGAACATTTAGAAATCGATAACTTGACTGGAGAGGattcgaataaaatgaaatcggCGCAGAATAATAAACAGTTAAAATCAAACAAAAATGATACAACTAATGTTCCGCCACAAATATCGTGTGTTGAAGCTATTTGTGATATAATAGTTGAACAGTTACCCGATTTATGGAGATTAGGTCAAAGTTATTTTACAGGACAGTTGCACGTTGCAGTGGATGCAGAGAAACAAATTCCGTTCAAG AATTTAGTACTGTCAAGCATGCAGCATGCCATGGAAGCCATGAGAGGTATATGTAGCAACGATTTGGACGCCATATGGCTTTTGCACATCTTACGCAGGATTAGACAAATGTATGCTTCGTTAATTCATCTGGATTTGCCAAACGAAGCATTGGATATTTTCGGAAAATTTATACTCGACTTAAG GTTGCAGTGTCTCGGGGCTCTTTTTAAACAAACTGCAGAAAGTATATCAGCTTTACATAAAAAGGAATCGTGGCAAATAGAATATTTAAACGAAGATGGTGGCCTTACGAAAGTG ccATACCTATTTGAAGAAATGGTTATGGAAGTTTCGAAACGAGCACGAGAGAAAGTGGTTGCTTGTGGTCCTCGTGAAGGACCATTGTTTGCCAATCCTGCGCatcaaaatttatattacaattCTATCAAAACATTGTTCACATCGTTTACGCGATGTCTACAGAGTTTGGCATTTAGCGGGTGCGAAGAAGCTCTAGATGATGACGAGTCTTCCGTTTCCCAATTGGTTGGTTCCCCTTCCGGGTATAAAAGCAAGGGTAACAAACATCAAGGCCCA ACGTGGGAACAATGCCTGTTAATCTCGTTAAGTAATATTCGCTATACACTGAACACCATCTTACCAAGAATTGGAGACGCATTAAAGGATCTGGATTATCCAAGTTTATCAAACGCGGTTGGATGGAACTCTGATTGGACGCAACTAGAAACATTGGATACAGCTGTCTTGGATGCATACTTGGAACGTCGTTGCGATCCATTAGTCGGTACAATCGAACCGAGCATGTATCTAGGCGGTTTAGAATGGGACTTTGAATCTGAGCCCACTCACGTGAGACCGTATGCGCAAGAAATCTTGGCAAATTTAATCGGAGTTCATGCAGAAGTATTTACAATTTCATCCTCAGCTAAATTGGATTTTAGAAACACGGTTTTTATTTATCGTAacgctttctttttcttacaGGTACGTCGTGTCGCGCCAGCTTTATTACAGCGAGTATTGTCACATATAGTAGAAACTGTAGCGGAAGAACTTGCGAGACTTATGTCATGCGTGACTCAATTTCGACCGGCCGGAGTTGTACAAGCACGAACAGACATTATATTTTTACGAAATGCTTTACAATTTTACAGTACGACGAGGGCGAA aaacttCTTCGAAGAAGCTTTAGATGCTATACCACAACCTGTTAGCAAAGAAGATCGCATGCGAGTCGACATGCTGTTATCAAAAGTGGCAACATCCATGCATTTACAATTGTCGTGTCTTGCCAGTGATACAAAGAATAATACTCCTACGTTGATTGCTGATCCTAATCGTGTTACCACTGTATAG
- the Sec5 gene encoding exocyst complex component secretory 5 isoform X2: MGPPPVVTGVSPKEGPPGTRVIVRGEFLGNKAQDLIGLTICGCDCLLSAEWKSSNKIIARSGPCKGRGDIIVTTRSGGQGTSTVQFRGYHETIGPMKESAVWVEEAPMQSFVWGRRTLSPTNYQQEDPLGLSVEGNDKKFPEDELIELFGEGSGDLTSEKFHPGWFLLQHHHATTFEDLKAGLAYLKRKVNSQKEGQLSFLKANVGSVVEQLDTIMLLKEQFESDVKTYGNDPTEKLEKSIQRSMSEANKLFDDVLARRDRADATRNALAVMQRYKFLFCMPVNIDKNIKRSNYDLVINDYARVKNLFKNTEIDVFKQVLQEIDDKIDMLKVHLRKKLEEMPFSLEEHKKIIRNLVNLEAEGDPAWDAIVSHSNYLKKSITACMQEHLEIDNLTGEDSNKMKSAQNNKQLKSNKNDTTNVPPQISCVEAICDIIVEQLPDLWRLGQSYFTGQLHVAVDAEKQIPFKNLVLSSMQHAMEAMRGICSNDLDAIWLLHILRRIRQMYASLIHLDLPNEALDIFGKFILDLRLQCLGALFKQTAESISALHKKESWQIEYLNEDGGLTKVPYLFEEMVMEVSKRAREKVVACGPREGPLFANPAHQNLYYNSIKTLFTSFTRCLQSLAFSGCEEALDDDESSVSQLVGSPSGYKSKGNKHQGPTWEQCLLISLSNIRYTLNTILPRIGDALKDLDYPSLSNAVGWNSDWTQLETLDTAVLDAYLERRCDPLVGTIEPSMYLGGLEWDFESEPTHVRPYAQEILANLIGVHAEVRRVAPALLQRVLSHIVETVAEELARLMSCVTQFRPAGVVQARTDIIFLRNALQFYSTTRAKNFFEEALDAIPQPVSKEDRMRVDMLLSKVATSMHLQLSCLASDTKNNTPTLIADPNRVTTV; this comes from the exons ATGGGTCCTCCTCCGGTTGTGACGGGCGTATCTCCAAAAGAAGGTCCTCCTGGAACTCGTGTAATAGTCCGTGGTGAATTTTTGGGTAACAAGGCACAGGATCTTATAG GTTTGACAATATGTGGATGTGATTGTCTTCTGTCAGCAGAATGGAAATCTTCTAACAAAATTATTGCTAGATCAGGACCTTGTAAAGGTCGTGGAGATATTATAGTAACTACCCGTAGTGGAGGACAGGGAACATCAACAGTACAATTTCGTGGTTACCATGAAACTATAGGTCCTATGAAAGAATCTGCAGTTTGGGTCGAAGAAGCTCCTATGCAAAGTTTTGTATGGGGAAGAAGAACACTGTCCCCAACTAATTATCAACAAGAAGATCCTCTAGGTTTAAGCGTAGAAGGCAACGA CAAAAAGTTTCCTGAAGatgaattaatagaattatttgGAGAAGGTAGCGGTGATCTTACTAGTGAAAAGTTTCACCCTGGATGGTTTTTATTGCAACACCATCATGCGACCACTTTTGAAGACTTGAAAGCTGGGTTGGCATATCTTAAGAGAAAAGTAAATTCACAGAAAGAAGGTCAACTATCATTTTTGAAG GCTAATGTAGGCTCGGTAGTAGAACAATTAGACACAATAATGTTGTTGAAAGAACAGTTTGAAAGTGATGTAAAAACATATGGCAATGATCCtactgaaaaattagaaaaatctatTCAGAGGTCTATGTCGGAGGCTAACAAATTATTTGACGATGTACTAGCAAGAAGAGACAGAGCAGATGCAACGAGAAATGCCCTAGCTGTAATGCAAAgatacaagttccttttttgTATGCCAGTTAATATAGACAAAAATATAAAACGGAGCAATTACGATCTTGTAATTAACGATTACGCTAGagtaaagaatttatttaaaaacacaGAAATTGATGTTTTCAAACAAGTGTTACAAGAAATCGACGATAAAATTGATATGCTTAAAGTGCATCTAAGGAAAAAGCTTGAAGAAATGCCTTTCAGTTTGGAGGAGCATAAAAAGATAATCAGAAATCTTGTTAATTTGGAAGCCGAAGGAGATCCAGCTTGGGATGCAATAG TTTCACATTCAAATTACTTAAAGAAAAGTATTACCGCATGTATGCAAGAACATTTAGAAATCGATAACTTGACTGGAGAGGattcgaataaaatgaaatcggCGCAGAATAATAAACAGTTAAAATCAAACAAAAATGATACAACTAATGTTCCGCCACAAATATCGTGTGTTGAAGCTATTTGTGATATAATAGTTGAACAGTTACCCGATTTATGGAGATTAGGTCAAAGTTATTTTACAGGACAGTTGCACGTTGCAGTGGATGCAGAGAAACAAATTCCGTTCAAG AATTTAGTACTGTCAAGCATGCAGCATGCCATGGAAGCCATGAGAGGTATATGTAGCAACGATTTGGACGCCATATGGCTTTTGCACATCTTACGCAGGATTAGACAAATGTATGCTTCGTTAATTCATCTGGATTTGCCAAACGAAGCATTGGATATTTTCGGAAAATTTATACTCGACTTAAG GTTGCAGTGTCTCGGGGCTCTTTTTAAACAAACTGCAGAAAGTATATCAGCTTTACATAAAAAGGAATCGTGGCAAATAGAATATTTAAACGAAGATGGTGGCCTTACGAAAGTG ccATACCTATTTGAAGAAATGGTTATGGAAGTTTCGAAACGAGCACGAGAGAAAGTGGTTGCTTGTGGTCCTCGTGAAGGACCATTGTTTGCCAATCCTGCGCatcaaaatttatattacaattCTATCAAAACATTGTTCACATCGTTTACGCGATGTCTACAGAGTTTGGCATTTAGCGGGTGCGAAGAAGCTCTAGATGATGACGAGTCTTCCGTTTCCCAATTGGTTGGTTCCCCTTCCGGGTATAAAAGCAAGGGTAACAAACATCAAGGCCCA ACGTGGGAACAATGCCTGTTAATCTCGTTAAGTAATATTCGCTATACACTGAACACCATCTTACCAAGAATTGGAGACGCATTAAAGGATCTGGATTATCCAAGTTTATCAAACGCGGTTGGATGGAACTCTGATTGGACGCAACTAGAAACATTGGATACAGCTGTCTTGGATGCATACTTGGAACGTCGTTGCGATCCATTAGTCGGTACAATCGAACCGAGCATGTATCTAGGCGGTTTAGAATGGGACTTTGAATCTGAGCCCACTCACGTGAGACCGTATGCGCAAGAAATCTTGGCAAATTTAATCGGAGTTCATGCAGAA GTACGTCGTGTCGCGCCAGCTTTATTACAGCGAGTATTGTCACATATAGTAGAAACTGTAGCGGAAGAACTTGCGAGACTTATGTCATGCGTGACTCAATTTCGACCGGCCGGAGTTGTACAAGCACGAACAGACATTATATTTTTACGAAATGCTTTACAATTTTACAGTACGACGAGGGCGAA aaacttCTTCGAAGAAGCTTTAGATGCTATACCACAACCTGTTAGCAAAGAAGATCGCATGCGAGTCGACATGCTGTTATCAAAAGTGGCAACATCCATGCATTTACAATTGTCGTGTCTTGCCAGTGATACAAAGAATAATACTCCTACGTTGATTGCTGATCCTAATCGTGTTACCACTGTATAG
- the Akt gene encoding AKT serine/threonine protein kinase has translation MGDAAMNVAASGGGGQRVVKEGWLQKRGEHIKNWRSRYFVLMDDGTLVGFKAKPDQQMAASAQPLNNFTVRGCQIMSVDRPKPYTFVIRGLQWAAVIERTFHVETEQEREDWVAAIRYVAARLASEKQTQMQHSFSSEDVDMESSGVGRSDSCGSVGVVSSDTDGGSIDELSAKFSVQGTSSSKSTGKKKVTLENFEFLKVLGKGTFGKVILCREKATGHLYAIKILRKEVIIRKDEVAHTLTENRVLRTTNHPFLISLKYSFQTADRLCFVMEYVNGGELFFHLRRSRVFGEDRTRFYGAEIISALGYLHSQGIIYRDLKLENLLLDKDGHIKIADFGLCKEDITYGRTTKTFCGTPEYLAPEVLEDNDYGRAVDWWGVGVVMYEMICGRLPFYNKDHEKLFTLIVMEEVRFPRTISNEAKDMLGGLLIKDPSKRLGGGPNDAKEIMDHAFFSSIDWSDLVQKKIPPPFKPQVTSDTDTRYFDSEFTGESVELTPPDQGFLGSGGGLNSIAEEQEHFPQFSYQENHPAATSPIVSINH, from the exons ATGGGGGACGCAGCGATGAACGTCGCAGCGTCCGGTGGCGGCGGTCAGCGTGTCGTTAAAGAAGGCTGGCTGCAAAAACGCG GTGAACATATAAAAAACTGGAGGTCAAGGTATTTTGTTTTAATGGATGACGGTACACTGGTTGGCTTTAAAGCTAAACCGGATCAACAAATGGCAGCTTCTGCACAGCCTTTAAATAATTTCACAGTTCGCGGATGTCAGATCATGTCTGTAGATAGACCTAAACCTTATACTTTTGTAATAAGAGGTTTACAATGGGCAGCTGTAATAGAAAGAACCTTTCACGTAGAAACGGAACAAGAGAGAGAAGATTGGGTTGCAGCTATTAG GTATGTAGCTGCTAGACTGGCAAGCGAAAAACAAACCCAAATGCAACATTCGTTTTCATCGGAAGATGTTGATATGGAGTCTTCAGGAGTCGGTAGGTCAGATTCTTGCGGATCTGTTGGTGTAGTGTCTTCAGATACGGATGGTGGTAGTATCGATGAATTGTCCGCAAAGTTTAGTGTTCAAGGAACCTCGAGTAGTAAAAGTACAGGGAAGAAGAAAGTA ACccttgaaaattttgaatttttgaaagttTTGGGGAAAGGTACGTTTGGAAAGGTGATACTTTGCAGAGAAAAAGCAACGGGACACTTATAcgctataaaaatattaaggAAAGAAGTGATCATTCGTAAAGATGAAGTTGCGCACACGCTTACCGAAAATAGAGTATTGCGTACCACTAATCATCCGTTCCTAATT TCTTTAAAGTATAGTTTTCAAACAGCAGACAGGCTGTGTTTTGTAATGGAGTACGTAAATGGCGGGGAGTTATTCTTTCATTTAAGACGTTCGCGCGTGTTCGGCGAGGATCGTACTCGATTTTATGGCGCTGAAATAATTTCAGCATTAGGCTACCTTCATTCGCAGGGTATAATTTATCGTGATCTCAAATTAGAAAATCTTCTCTTAGATAAGGATGGACATATTAAAATAGCTGACTTTGGATTGTGTAAAGAAGATATAACGTACG GAAGGACGACGAAAACATTTTGTGGAACTCCCGAATACCTTGCGCCGGAAGTGCTCGAAGACAATGACTATGGAAGAGCAGTAGATTGGTGGGGTGTTGGTGTTGTTATGTACGAAATGATTTGTGGTCGATTACCTTTTTATAATAAGGATCACGAGAAGCTTTTCACGCTTATTGTAATGGAAGAAGTAAGATTCCCTAGAACGATCAGTAATGAAGCGAAAGATATGCTTGGTG GTTTACTTATAAAAGATCCAAGTAAAAGATTAGGTGGCGGACCCAACGATGCGAAAGAGATTATGGATCACGCATTCTTTTCGTCGATCGATTGGTCCGATCTTGTACAGAAAAAAATTCCTCCCCCTTTCAAACCTCAAGTTACTTCTGACACGGATACCCGATATTTTGATAGCGAATTTACGGGTGAAAGTGTTGAACTGACGCCGCCTGATCAGGGCTTCTTAGGGAGTGGAGGTGGTTTAAATTCGATAGCTGAAGAACAGGAACATTTTCCTCAATTTTCGTATCAGGAAAATCACCCAGCAGCAACTTCTCCCATTGTTTCTATTAATCACTGA
- the LOC117610214 gene encoding acid phosphatase type 7, which produces MALIVGFVILSLISVTLCNVIYYQPEAVHLAYGDNIHDIVVTWSTRNNTEESIVEYGVEGLILTATGNSTLFIDGGDEKQKQYIHRVWLKNLTPNSKYLYHCGSKYGWSNVFYVKTAPKDSAEWSPQIVIFGDMGNENAQSLSRLQEEAQRGLYDAAIHVGDFAYDMDTDNAHVGDEFMKQIEGVAAYLPYMTVPGNHEEKYNFSNYRARFTMPGDSEGLWYSFNVGPVHFIAIETEAYYFMNYGIKQLVKQYQWLEKDLIEANMPKNRMQRPWIVTFGHRPMYCSNANADDCTNHQSLVRVGLPFLNWFALEDLFFKYKVDLLLWAHEHSYERMWPMYNFKVQNGSYEEPYKNYKAPVHIVTGSAGCKEGREKFVPQRPEWSAYRSADYGYTRMKAYNLTHLYLEQVSDDKEGAVLDQIWLVKDDILPAYNLDYLANKI; this is translated from the exons ATGGCTTTGATCGTTGGATTCGTTATTTTATCCTTAATCTCTGTCACACTGTGCAACGTTATTTACTATCAACCTGAAGCTGTGCATCTTGCCTATGGAG ACAATATtcatgatattgttgtgacatgGAGTACCAGAAACAATACAGAAGAATCAATCGTGGAATATGGAGTAGAAGGATTAATTCTTACAGCGACAGGAAATTCCACTCTATTTATTGATGGTGGAgatgaaaaacaaaaacaatACATCCATAGAGTATGGTTGAAAAATTTAACACCCAATAGTAAATACC TTTATCATTGTGGTAGTAAATACGGATGGTCAAATGTATTCTATGTAAAAACTGCTCCTAAAGACTCGGCAGAATGGTCTCCACAAATTGTTATATTCGGTGACATGGGTAACGAAAATGCTCAGAGTTTGTCAAGATTGCAGGAAGAAGCACAACGTGGACTATACGATGCAGCAATTCATGTAGGAGATTTTGCATATGATATGGACACTGATAATGCACACGTCGGTGATGAATTTATGAAACAAATAGAAGGTGTTGCTGCTTATTTACCTTATATGACAGTACCTGGTAATCATGaagaaaagtataattttaGTAATTACAG AGCCCGTTTTACGATGCCTGGAGATAGCGAAGGCTTATGGTACAGTTTTAATGTTGGACCTGTTCACTTCATAGCTATAGAAACTGAAGCTTATTACTTTATGAATTATGGTATAAAGCAACTTGTTAAACAGTACCAGTGGCTAGAAAAAGATTTAATAGAAGCAAATATGCCTAAAAATAG AATGCAACGACCATGGATAGTAACATTTGGTCACAGACCAATGTACTGTAGTAATGCGAATGCTGATGATTGCACCAATCACCAAAGTCTTGTCAGAGTTGGATTACCGTTTTTAAATTGGTTCGCACTTGAAGATCTCTTTTTTAAGTATAAAGTAGATTTATTATTGTGGGCTCACGAACATAGTTATGAGCGTATGTGGCCCATGTACAACTTCAAG GTACAAAATGGTAGTTATGAGGAACCATATAAGAATTACAAGGCACCTGTACACATAGTAACTGGATCAGCGGGGTGTAAAGAAGGTAGAGAAAAGTTTGTTCCACAGAGACCGGAGTGGTCCGCGTATCGTAGTGCGGATTATGGATATACAAGAATGAAAGCATATAATTTGACTCATCTTTATCTCGAGCAG GTATCGGACGACAAGGAGGGTGCTGTTTTGGATCAAATTTGGCTCGTGAAGGACGATATTTTACCAGCGTACAATTTAGATTACcttgcaaataaaatataa